The Papaver somniferum cultivar HN1 chromosome 6, ASM357369v1, whole genome shotgun sequence genome segment ggcttccttgtgaagttcctcccggcttttcactacttttctgctcttttccgctccgcaagtcatccagactttatttattacctaaaaatgcaaaattaagtaagaaaaatatttattcttgaaaacaatgaaaatacagaatatgagataaaatgtagaattactgcacaaaagatgagttaaatgccaagaaaaatatatagaaatatgcactttttagcactcatcagtagcctgtaaaggtgaaccacgcatatatatcttgtgttgtggttgtgtgtttcTTTATATTCagtctctctcttattatttctccctTGTTTAtttcaaatcaccaatttccctttgtgatcctgatttccgctgcgctcggggtgccaattttcccaacacaATTCTACCTCCATATTACatcttctacatcaaaacctagggtttacccccaTTAGGGGGAGCCCATACTTCTTGTAATTATGAATGGCTAATTAATCCTTTGttggttaaggatgaattcaatgtctAGCATGAAGCTTTATTGGTAATATAAATATATTCAGAGTTTTCATATTATTGTTTGTGTTCGTTATGATTAGGGTTCATGACTGATTTCTAGAGTGTTCAAGTGTACAAATGGATTATTATATTGGTAATTTTATTACTAGTAGAGATTTGGAGCGATCCGTAATtatcgtgcatctcctacacaagtagataacgtgagaccttgcagagggattctctGAAGCAATCGTGTGAGAATACAACACTAGCAAGTTGACCGTGCGTACTGAATCTAACTACAAGACGAAAATATATCCAAgtgttaacaaagcattcaatattcaccgttaaatgaaaacctgattagactcaagctaatatctttcaaccgttagatcgaacttagattgttacacacaaatgaaaagtgacttcatttagatatgagtaaccatacctaaacatgtacaccttgttggatcaacaatagttaactgaagttagccatatgaacattttcatatcaaccttattcatcttaaccataactagttgaaaTTACTTAAATGAtattagttctagagttgttcaattttttatattctcatagaagtatacaagacgcaattgaagcaaaatcgagtttgattcactcgaatcaagtcatgaatattatagccaggGTTTGTAAAATATTgtgttccttattatataaatgtattagttcatgaacaaaccgattttagaacttaacctactcaagtatgcatacgggtacgcatacctaagtagccggactaggTTTGGGTTcatcagtatgcgaacgggtacgcatacctccaaactcagcagaaattcccggaaccTGAACCTCACGCAATTACGCATACTTACTTCCCGAACTTCTACCAAACCaatcggtacgcatacgggtatgcataccatggttcccggacttggattacacatatgcaagtacgcatactgtgcttatatctggtgtgaaaatggggttgcacacaaaacttgcaagtatacaaggccaagttttagtatagagagtaagcaagggatcagtccacagggagtgggagcatacaagaaattttcctaagctagcaatggagacaaggcactatggcagtgagtaAGGCAAagggaaaacagttaacaaagcaaagcaaatgacaaaacagcatggaaccaaggctgtgagccaagggcaggagtgagtttgtgcactgatttcagtgcacaacagcttcaaaatgcaagaaaaacagtgaagaaaataaactgatcaggaagcaaaacaagactgaaattgagtgactgtaaaagggattgtggctaagctaaggcttagtatccaccttgtgtcctaatcaaacaacatatttctaggttgagttgaaaatcctatgcatacatctagaatgggaggaaaactaacttgctcactagtttgcccctagcattgactgtcttttgacagaacaatcaatcacaggcactaagagcattagtctcttcccattgctcaagcaaaacagggcaaggagttaactatctagcaacatgtcaattgacagtgcataaggcttcaactgagcctcagcctaaagcagtttagctcatgctaaacatgtgaaccacaataaacatcatacaggataattcaaacaacacacacataatattcaaaataatcaactgtgataaagggactgaatttgaaattgtaattaaaatttcttcaaatgtctactggctagtccagagatgcccaaaTTCTCAACCcttaatacctatttatacacaaaccaatttttcccaaaacaggaccacatcagtccaattagggtttggtgaaaatacaaaagaaaatcctacctaactctgataacaaccctaatagactatcccatacctcaatttaacattcaattgatttcccccaaaaatttcccaaatcaaaaaaattagggttttagaaattaaaattagaaatttacctaatctctgactccaatcaaacttcgacccatgcttagaattagtcttctcttgcttcccataccttcaatttgcctctagatcgacctaatttacctatttcacactttagggtttcggttgaaaatgtgtggaataagtaaagtagatggactagggagaggggaacaatgatgggttatcattgtttgacgctgtggtacttatggtggtgatggcggagcagatgggatagcaggtggaggagatggtggcggacatggaggttgcagaggaggtgaggggagaAAGAGGAGATGGAGTCGATGAAAAAGagtgaggggggtgtttggttgggtaggaatagggttaggtattagggtgttgagcggatgtatcagaattcgatgtccagtgagttaaagcgttggatcgacacatctggatcgaatctatcggctgagatggcaatgcttgcagcgaccgtaggattgtgagacacaacaaaactgatggctccagatggagttaggtgctttagtgttagacaagagcttcagagtttgatgcactgtgatgaagcgaccgtcggatgcagaTGTAATCTAatatgacggctgaagatggaggcgggtatggatatagaaaatgggtttgggtaagggttttgggatttgggtatgccaagcccatatcttctttaagaacaattcttccttcttgagcccattcctagctttttgaacttgtgcgcaccattctttgcggcttccttgcgtaatttcttccggcttttcactacttttatgCTCtatccgctccgcaattcatccaaactttatttattacctaaaaatataaaattaagtaagaaaaatatttattcttgaaaacaatgaaaatacagaatatgggataaaatgtagaattaatgcacaaaagatgagttaaatgccaacaaaaagggataaatatatgcaatatttggcactcatcaatatccaactgttctaaactctcatttcaaccattaaaacattctcagaagacgacaatagctgtctcacacaaactactagcttcaaagcaattttcaagtgatcgaatgatcaatacgaaacattccgagtctacatcgaatgactgtctcacgcaaatcacgtaagatgttaccatgcgattttcacatgatcaccttttgactttcgtcaagaatataagatggacttggttaaagagaaagcttaccaacacatatttcgagaaacatgtaagcgagctaaactcaattcgaaatatcaaatgtgtataattgaagtctatatagctatacgacttttgtctcaaataggagatagagtagataaacttttgagtgatagatgagttccagtctccacataccttttgttgatgaagttccacaagctccccttagtagttcttcgtcttcaatagatgaacgtcgtgaagtctaatgctccactacactttctatcctaatgcgagacttagctataagtaaactagaaatcaagacgtataaataaacttgacaaacaagcttaagatagcaacgcttgcgagttcgaccgagcagtgctctaacagcttCTTAACCTCAATTCATCTTAAACCCAGTCTTAAAAGCATATCAACTCCTAAACTCCTCTTTAATCTTCACAATTcatattcaagaacaccagaaaaaacAAGTTTTTCTTTTTCGATTCTTGGCTGAAATCATAACAAGAACTCACCCGATACTGAAACAAATTTGTAAAATACTTAATTTCCCTCCCAGCTTCACATGCATGCTTTGAAACTTCGTGAACTCCCACGAGACCATGGGTAGCCGGCGGTGAATAGAGATGTAACTGACTTAGTCGgtgttaaaaaaaataatctcgACTTAGATTTTAGTTTATAAAGAGGAGAATATAAAGGCGCCTAACACTTGGATATAAGTAGCCTAAGTGGTCCTCcctttaatattattatttatatTAAGTGGATATCCTGAACCAATAATGACAGTGCTCCAGTAATCCTGCTTACTATTAACATAATTAAAAATTATGTGCTTGTTATCTTCAATTACATCAACGTTATTATCTCCGagtgatgaattgagcataaatTTCTATTTTTCATGTCATTGACTCAAAAGTATCTATAAACTCAAAAACACATGTAAGATACGTAATTTACaaagcaaaaaacaaacaaaaacataaaCAGTAGATCATAaataaggtgttttagacacctatcaatacTACGAAAACCCGAGGTTTATTCTCTATTCAAGTATTTTCTTTTTCCAGAAGATCAGCTTGTCAGTCATTTGGTATTGAGATCTTTACCAAAGTTGAAGGATATTATGCTTCATATTATAGCATTGGATATAGATCTGATCCAGTGTTCCTTCTAGGAACTGGGAATTTTCAGATATTTTTATGGAACCCTAGGTCTTCACTTATTATATATATTCTTTTGTTTGCCTTTGCCATATTGGTTATCCAAGGTCAGTTTTTATATAACAACCTCGAGGTTGTTCATCACGAGCTAAGTAGGTTACTGAGACAACAAACCAAGGTTGGTAAAGACAAATCTATTTTTGATCTCGAGATGACACTTACGTATTATCTAAGAGCTTAAGATTCTCTGAAGGCTTCTTAAGAGAACGAGTTAGCTCATAGGGATGTTGGTATATATATAGCTATCCTTCAGCTTTATAACAATAAGTAATTATAGTTATGAAGATTTATGAATACATATATAGTCAGATGAGgcattcttcttcttcgatctcCAGTAGAGAGGAAATGTTAAATCAAGCTCTGGAAACAAACGAAAATGATATTTTTTCTGCTGTAGCTAAAGCTAAAATTCTGGATGAATATCTAAAATAGCTAGCGAACAATTAGTTTCTTTGTTAGGGAATTTCTTGGATTCTTGATTTAGTCACTTAAAAgtcagtttcagactagattatgTTAAGAAGTAAAATAGATAATCAAAGATATCTTTGAAGAATGGAGATTGAAGACTACATGAAGACATCTTGGAGAGATTCATCAAAGGTTAGTAAAAAacacttgattctcttgtttACTCTACCTCTATATCTATCGAAAcaagtgctcactctatggaacaattcctatgacgacAAATATACACTTATGTATACAATGGTGGATATTTGAGCCCAAGAGTTTTTTGAGAATTAAATTTTACCTTGGAAAGGTCCTTATGTTGTAATGAATGAGAATACGAATTCaaggagccaagaatcactcaatttcgaGTTATAGCGAAGAAgtaatgagtgatttattaaagcaacacATAAGACAGTTCGTGAAAATGAAATTGTACACAAACTTTTTGCAACTGTTCGTGGAATAAAACGGGAAATATGTGACTAAAAGGTTTTTTAGTCAAATACTTGGTGTTTACGTTCCTAGATAAGGTAACTTTATTTTTAAGAAACCTAACCTTGACCATTTATTATAAATAGAGATTAATTTCATGTAACCACACAAACTATCCCTCGAAAAATTGTGTGTGCgttgcataaggttgttttccatatctttgttcttCACGAACAAGAATGAGATTTTAAAAGACTTTACTTCGGGATCGTAGAGCATAGGGAAGCTATCTTCTTTGATAGTTACGAATCTTGTTTCTAAATATGTTTTTCATAACCTAGATTTGATAGATCAAGATATCTCTACATTATTTCTAGGTGATCTTGTGAGGAAGAATCAATTAGGACATGGAACAATAAACCATAATTGTTGAGGAGTATCTTCTAAAAAGAATTAACATTCTGTCAGAGGATTTTCAAGAGCATCTTCTAAAAAGAACTGGAGTTCTACTAAAAGATTTACTAGAGGAATTCTTAATGGCGTGTTTGGTTATAGAATTCATAATTCCGAGGGATATATAATTACACGGGATTACAAATACCAGTAATTATGCAAACTCCTCGTGTGTTTGGTATCTAAGTGAAAATTCCTAGAATTTTTAATACCTCCTTATTTAAAATCCCATGTACTGTTTGGAAACTATTTATTGGGAGAAAATATGGCttttaaagttttaaaaataaagtggGTCCATATATCCCTTCTTAGTTTTCCAGCAAATCTTAGGAGGAGGTGATATTCAAAATGTTTGGTGGAATTATAAATCCTGAGGGAAACGTGAATCCAAGGAATTTGGACAACCAAACGGAATCGTAATTCCACCAAATCTCCTGGACACATGAATTCCACCTTTAGAATTATGTATCCAAACCCACCAATAGAGAattggtgttctgctaggagttctacaggtACGTACACGAATAcaactgaagcaggtattacaacTAGTCCAATATATGGTAGTGGATAACTGGTGTAAGAGTTTAAatcagtgtgttcaatctgaactaggtcccggggtttttctacaagattgtagttcgTAACTGAAATCTTTGGTATCTTTCTtaacaagattgtagttttatctttataattgaaatataacaggttgtaCGTATCTAAACCTATATAGTATTAACTCAACTGTAAAGAACCTATAAGACTtattcttgttgaattcgtatcttgaaatatagattacaagatttatttttgttggaattcggttcatGAATAGTTCGGGTAATatactaggtttaccttgttaaaaGCGATCTTAAATACAATTTCGTAACCGAACGTATATATTGTACAAGGATTTTTCACATAGGTTCCTGAACGAAAAATTTGATGGTGTACGTACTAGTTACCCTATCCTTTTCTATTGGTACCGAGAACAAACACCATAAATACCTAataaatatgtgtttgtagcgatccgcaCCTACAGACATGACCAGTCCAATATACGTGCCACCAGGATTTGATGGTACTCATTACTTATGGTGGGAATTAATTATACGCTCCTTTTTACAATCCTGTGACTTTCGCACATGAATACTTACTCGAACAGTTCATGAAGGCGATAATACTATTGTGAAGGATATGACCATGAACAACGAAACTGAAATCAGTGTTACAAAGCATAAATATCTATAAGCATCtgactcaaaaccaattgccaacAATTGGAATAACATTTTTGGTATCATATTTAGTCCTTGCGGGATGATACGactagtacaaccgttgccacggtgggagggccgaccgaagaagaatctgaagatggtGTTTGTTTgttttcgcccgtttcagaaaagtgatacttttgctCAGTTTCAAAAAAAGTAATACTTTCGCTCCGTTCCAGAAAAAGTGGTACTTTcaccctgtttcagaaaaagtagtACTTTcatcccgtttcagaaaaagtgatactttcatcccgtttcagaaaaagtgatactttcgctccgtttcagaaaaagtgatactttcgccctgtttcagaaaaagtgaaagtatcacttttcctaaaacgTAGTAaatgtatcacttttcttgaaacaaaatgtgaaagtatcactttttcaaaAATGAACAATTAGTCGAtctataaaccaaaatatggttgcataatgtgtCGTGCATCCTTTATGGTGGTTTGAATAATGACTATGTATTCAATTTTGGAAAATTTTGCCTaaagtgaaaatatcacttttttcgaaacggagggagtacatacgtttttttttttgaagcatgtaacatacgttttattagttgcaaaggAAATTAGTCGAttaataaaccaaaatatggctacataaaggtATTATCCTTTGTGGTAGTTTGCATAATGGATGtatatttaattttctaaaattattatgcctaaaatgataaataccttcaaattttttgtaaaatgtctaaatttgatattgttatttatactcgttgcgtagatttttttataagctttccaacgagataaaatttgtaaaattacaagacacggatttttagatatgttatattaaagtttctttccaattatacccctaaaagaTAAGATACATAATGGGTTATAGTAAATGGATTAAAAGGGAGAGACATTTTTGGTTTTTCAAGTACACGCTACCAAATAAAAATTCAATCTTTTTATGTCAATTGGtgacttagattttacaaaaaaagtGACGATATAAGGTCCTCCCTTGGTTGGCTCGGTCTGACCAATTACCCGCTGCAACTAAACAGTACCTGTAAGTACAAGTGTGTACGTTTGATCAGTACAAGTTAGCTAGCTAGTACCACTGAGTAAGGATTACTAGTTGTACTGCCCTTGACTTGGTTAATAGTCAACTGTACTCCAAAGCTTGTTGCTTCGAACCTTAACCAATCTACACGTCTCTCTACTAAAACAGTattgaattatttttattatactattttttgtttcattttacaGTTAATAATAATATTTCTCAATTTGTATAATAAGTTTGTACTTGCTGGCTGGTAACATTTTCGTTGAAAGGAATGTAATACTAATTGGCATCGCTTAACTATATCAATTCTGTTATTGATGCGGAAGGTTTGGTCTTCCTCTGTACCACTACCAGCTGTGGATGAATAAATTAAACGCCAACAGCCATTTTGACGCAGGATTAATTTAACCATGCATCTAAGAGTTAGTTACATCAAGCACACCCCCCATCAAAAACTTACAAGTCAACTTCTTATCTTGATCCATAAATATTTTTGTCAGGTGGTGGGTATTAAATATTAATAATGTTACCTGACGAATTCAACTGAACCGGCCACCATAATTGTTTCATCTTTTAAATTTTGCGTATGTATATAAGTATATGGCAAGCCTCATTTGGTCTCAACATTACATTCGCTCTACTTTTAAGTGCACATGTACTGTACCTAAGACGTTCTACTTCTCTGCTAATGGATTCGAGGACGAAGCAATCACCTCCGACTAATGGAGGATCGAAAAAGAGTGTCCGAGCAGGTCTGAGACTATTGTTACTGGTAATCTTTGTAGGATGGATTATGATGTGGATTATGTTACCTGTAAAAGTCTATAAGAATGTATGGACACCCAAACTCAACGTCAAGCTGAATTCCAAGTTCATTGGCTCCCAAGGTACGCATCCGAGTTTCTgatcaagtatatatatatacttcttCCTGTACTTTTTCCCCCATATAGCTAGCTAGAAGCTTAGAACAGTACGTAGCTGGCTGATGATGGTTCTACTATTTCCATCTATATCGGTTTCTTGCTTATGGTCGGTCGTTAATAATCTATATCATTAATGTTATTTCCTCATTTTACGTAGGGGCGAATCTCGTGATCTTCACCTTTCCGATTATGTTAATCGCGGCCCTTAGCTGTGTTTATCTCCATTTAGAGTCCAAGCATGCTGACAATCACAAAGAGAGGTACTTAATAAACTACATGTGCTCAAATGTACTTTCATCAATCTGTGATCACACAGAGAGAATACATAATGCACTAGcgcgatatatatatatatattttcaggCATACAATTAGAGAGGTACTTGATAAACTACATGTGCTCAAATGTACTTTCATCAATCTGTGATCACACAGGGAGAATACATAATGCATGCACTAGcgcgatatatatatatatatatatattttcaggCATACAATTATTAATGGTTAATTTCACAGTTCAAGAAGTCGTCTGGCAGTTCTGAGACGGCCGGTGCTAGTGAAAGCCCCGCTAGGAATCGTTACCTCCATGGAATTGTTGTTCTCAGCCATGTTTGTAGCACTCATGATCTGGTCTCTGGGCAATTACTTATATGTTAACTATCAGCACCTCCATATGCACAAAGTAGGAGAGAAAGTGTAAGTATACATACATGCATAATTAGTGTGAATTTGGTATAGTTTTTCAAGAAGCAGATTAAGATGAATCATCTAAACTTGATTTTAACTAAACCGTCTATACCGATTCATGTTTCATACGTATATAAATAGATGGCAAGCAAAGTTCCGAGCTGTGTTTCTTAGACTGGGATACGTTGGAAACATCTCATGGGCTTTTCTCTTCTTCCCTGTGACACGAGGATCATCAATCCTTCCTTTGGTTGGATTAACATCGGAGTCAAGTGTCAAATATCATATTTGGCTGGGGCATATTTCTATGGTTCTCTTTGCTTTACACAGCATAGGTTTCTTCATATACTGGGGTCTAACCGATCAAATGGCtgatgtatgtatatatatacatacactttttgatttacaaaaaaaaaagaaaaaaagaacttgTTTTATTTGATAGCTAAGATAAGAAAGCAAGTTATCTAGCTAAGTACTGGTACATGGTTGTCTCTGATGTAGGGCCTTGAATGGAGCAAAGATTATGTATCAAATGTTGCTGGAGAGATTGCTTGGGTTGTTTCATTAGCAATGTGGGCCACAAGCATTCCCCGCGTTAGACGAAAAATGTTTGAGCTCTTCTTCTACACTCATTACCTCTACATCGTCTATCTTGTTTTCTATCTTCTTCACGTAGGAATCGCTTACTTTTGCACCATTCTTCCGGGTGTTTTCCTCTTCTTAATTGATCGGTTCTTGCGATTCTTGCAATCACAAAAAAGGGTTCGATTGGTTTCTGCCCGAGTTTTACCTTGTGAAACCGTCGAGTTAAACTTCTCTAAAAGCCCAGGTAAGGTAATATTTAAGATCATTCGCTAAAAACTATTTAACAATACGTATTTAGTTGTATGTATTGATGTTTCGTTAAGAGTCTAATTAATTATGACTGTAAGCAATGTTGTTGAAATGCATGATCTCTGTGTCttgcatgtatatatatatagaactacaTTATTCTCCAACAAGCATGGTTTACATAAATATACCAAGCATCTCCAAGCTACAGTGGCATCCATTCACTGTAACCTCAAATTCTAACATGGAGCCTGATACGCTAAGCCTTGCCATCAAATGTGGAGGAAGCTGGAGTGAAAATCTGTACAAAAaactttcttcaatttcttgcgTAGTGGACCGCCTTGATGTCTCAATTGAAGGACCGTATGGACCTAACTCGCCTCATTTCCTAAGGTATATTTAGATATGAAAACTATTTAACTGCCATGAACATCATTATACAGTTGACTCAATGGGATATTAACTCGAACAATTGTGCAGACATGATGTCCTAGTCATGGTGACCGGAGGCAGAGGAATTACTCCCATGATCTCTATCATTAAAGAGGTTATATTCAGGAAAAACACGTCAAGCAATGCAACTCCGAAGCTTATCCTAATATCTGCCTTTAAGAAATCCGCCGATCTTGGCATGTTAGACCTCCTGCTTCCCATTTCTGGAACACCTTGGGATTTATCTGGTATAAACTTACAGATAGAAGCTTACGTCACTACAGAAAATC includes the following:
- the LOC113289994 gene encoding ferric reduction oxidase 4-like; the encoded protein is MDSRTKQSPPTNGGSKKSVRAGLRLLLLVIFVGWIMMWIMLPVKVYKNVWTPKLNVKLNSKFIGSQGANLVIFTFPIMLIAALSCVYLHLESKHADNHKESSRSRLAVLRRPVLVKAPLGIVTSMELLFSAMFVALMIWSLGNYLYVNYQHLHMHKVGEKVWQAKFRAVFLRLGYVGNISWAFLFFPVTRGSSILPLVGLTSESSVKYHIWLGHISMVLFALHSIGFFIYWGLTDQMADGLEWSKDYVSNVAGEIAWVVSLAMWATSIPRVRRKMFELFFYTHYLYIVYLVFYLLHVGIAYFCTILPGVFLFLIDRFLRFLQSQKRVRLVSARVLPCETVELNFSKSPELHYSPTSMVYINIPSISKLQWHPFTVTSNSNMEPDTLSLAIKCGGSWSENLYKKLSSISCVVDRLDVSIEGPYGPNSPHFLRHDVLVMVTGGRGITPMISIIKEVIFRKNTSSNATPKLILISAFKKSADLGMLDLLLPISGTPWDLSGINLQIEAYVTTENQETESTAKLNPQTISFKPNVHDEPLTATFGPNSWLWLGVVITSSFIMFLLFLGILTRYYIYPIDKNTEKVYHYSGRALWDMFFVCICIAAAASGAFLWNKKNLSANRVQNKDIVTPTMSPAGLTTEYPIQELESVPRQSLAQATNVHYGSRPDLKNILFNCKDSNVGVLVCGPRKMRHEAAKICSSGLAENLHFEAISFNW